The sequence TTGATTTCAGATTACTACTTATGGTTTGTATGTGTATACAAATGTATTATAGTGCTTCtggataatataaaaaagttgtttttttttttaaatgaagctttatttaaaaaatgttataataataatgtaagttaACTTACTTTTAAGTTCTTTTCCATCTGGTGAGCAAGGGCCTTTGTCCAATATACAATCCATATATTGCTTCATAAGCCTTTCATTATTCATTACTTCATCGATATTTATATTATCCCATGCTGCTGTATACTTTTCCTCATCAGCGTAACACATGTACGTAGATACAGATAAGatagcaaataaaaatacgacCTTCATTGTTGTAATGAAAACAAGATTATTATTAGTGGTAGGTAGATACTCACAGCTTCAACTGAACTTGTGTAATAAACAGTATACTGCAGTATTCTCTTTTTATATGCAGAACTCATGTACACAATTAAACCTGATAATTGCAGAATTTGGATTTTCCTTGAACCCTAAGATACATAAGGAggaagagaaaattattattattgttattattagttatagtagtagtagtagtagtagtagtagtagtagtagtagtagtagtagtagtagtagtagtggtggAGGTGATATTATTCAGATATCTAATTGTCTGTCTATTCTCGTACATCAGAAATAATATAACCCTAACGTTCCGTATATAATCaacataataactaaaaaataataatcatactaataaaaatagtagtactagtaataataataaatatcattgtttgtaaaattattatgatataggcataaatagataaagaaaaaaaaaatacataaatgtcaatttattttattaatttttgttggaTCACAGTAAATAATTCACctaaaaaatttctgataataggataattctgaaaaaaacttttgtgctgttttattgatttgattttaaaatatcatctaaaatttttgcaataattttatatatatttttttaatcaatcttatttttttaaatggtgtaaTCCATttgttgtaaaatgaaaataaagtaaaattaacattgcATATTTGTACCTTACATCCTTTTTAACTGTCTTAGGAAGGAATGTTTGGGAGGTATGTTTATGTTCCTCCTGTAGCTCTAACAGTTGAACAAATTTTCATGAAGTAGTTTAATGTATTATgatttgaagaaaatgaagtgaAGGATGGTAGATGCAGTTTTTTCTGATTCGGAAtactaaacttattttaaatggattattttacTTACCCTTCATTGAGTCTCAACAGTTATATAgctcagttatatatatatatttaatatttatatataacatttatatatattcaattgaTTCCAATTTCTTTCAGGTGAAGTTGTTCATCCAACTTCAGTCTTTCTGTAATAGATATCTTTTACACAATTTACCCATTTCCCTTATCCTTGATTCTTTCCTCTCTAGTAGCTTTTTGTGCAGTTTTGCTAAATGCCCATTGGTTTCATGTTATCATTTCACTTTCAACAGTAACTATTGTTTTCTCAGTGAATTTTGATAGGGATAGCTCTATTTAAAGACCGATCCgagaacaattatttttgtagttttctgATGGCTTTACAAAAAGCACAACTTTGACCTGAAGAACTGGACTGTCAGAGCTCAGGTAAAGCTGGACCGTCTTGAGAAAagataaaattgcatttaaacggattaaattttttttttttcttgacaatTCAATAAATAACCTCAAAGCTTATGAGAAATATCTTGCCTGATCGGCGGATTCTGAACCGATATTCTACGGGTGAAAGGGTAGGACGCTATCGCACCTCCAAGGAAGTTggaaaaattatgtgttttttgaaaaattatatatttttttttctttcttttttcgagatgaaatatatctaaaaaaccttctcagttatgccaagaatcatgaataaaaattttgttgtgtgATTGATCGAATAGTTTCTtctttatcctgaacaaacaacaccctcttcctctttatgtaatagtatataGATATAGGTTACTGACGGCCGAAAATTTTCTTCCGTACAAGTTTTTGCTTCCATTCAGAATTATGTTAATCGAAGTACTGGGATAGAAAAACGTCTATTGTATCAAACgcgtaaataaaaatcaatatttattaactttgttatttttttgtatcttaagaATACGCAAATAAATTTCTCCGCTTTCTAATGtctgatttaatattatatttttttttaaataatttttttggtaaatttaaaaataaaatactggtaCTTAGTGTTATACTGAAActttactgaataaattatatatgcaataatattctttataagttaaatcattttaactcgagtttaaataatttaaaaattaaagcacaaAGCATGACTGACTGAATCTTGTTTCACGTTTTGGGAATTAATTTTGGGGCCATTATAAAAAAGCCGGCAATTAATTGCAGAACTTTTCCATTTCGGCTACACCAGTCAAGTCAATTGATTTTTCAGCTGAATCATTTTAAGCTCCCCATTTACATCttcaccattaaattaaaataccttttaattgaaaaacagtaacaaaaattatgaattctttttttacgcttttttgtataaaaatatttttttataattttgtgatatatagttaaaaaaaatcctttcggcacgccagaaggtggaggtagatttaaccggtgataagtaggagataaaaaagacttccaccttaaatttaagaaaaactacaaatctactcaatacgacaatggttgcatgtgaaaaaaattcacatgttcagcgtacgacaagccccatcttcttacaattccagtaacattttgttcatcccttgccgtaagggttggtcatatcaaaaactgtttcagaaaacagtcttaggtaatgtttagaggactaacgaccactttaaaccgattcaatactgtgcctataaagggaggtatgacttttgttttcaaaatcccattttttccacccccctgggccaatggttggtgaaatCAAAACACTTTACGTACATACGTTTTAGGCTCTTaaccaaataatagtaggaacttcaaacgaattcgaagttttacttaataagaaagttatagcaatattctTTTCCGGAAAAGCcacccccatttccaccccccatttccaccccccatttccaccccccatttccacccccccatttccaccccccatttccaccccccatttccaccccccatttccaccccccatttccaccccaatcGTCCGATTTTAGCCGTTAACATACCTGAATGAGATTTTtgggaagttttatttttaagaaacaatttgaaactgattggaGCAAAATTTCGGCAATTTTCGTGTCTAcaggaaagtgaaatatatattcgtatatatataaattaacttttgagctgacggtggttttagggtctgggggtaatacgcgaagatacgtcgaaattaCGACCGTATTGCCaataagtcgaatcatggtacctattacaataggtagctttcttataaaatctacctaaaagcacttaataattctaaataaagttgttaccgatcttgaaaaaattacaactaattttaGACAAATTGGTGCGACGTTTCGGCTAattgtttttcaagaaatactaaagagtcgactataaaagaattatgatttgttacattttatctGTAATgagtaattaaacttaaaataagtttttaaatttatttttaaaaactaacaaattattttttgttactacagaCTACTGAAGTGGGATggtcaaaaaatttatatagtggtttgaaggtctaatattgtaaaaaatagagAAACAAACACCTCCCATTAGCTCCTTTTTCTgtagcaagatatagctaaatatagctaaatatatatatatatatagtcacttGTGGGAAAGGgtgaatattaaacaaacatttggGTAATCTTTGATCTTTACAGAAAAAAGATAttgcaagaaatattttttgttaaagtgctcagtaaagatttgaaattttatttcggccagaGCACCCCCATTCCTTTCTCA comes from Lycorma delicatula isolate Av1 chromosome 3, ASM4794821v1, whole genome shotgun sequence and encodes:
- the LOC142321497 gene encoding ejaculatory bulb-specific protein 3-like, whose protein sequence is MKVVFLFAILSVSTYMCYADEEKYTAAWDNINIDEVMNNERLMKQYMDCILDKGPCSPDGKELKKHIPDAVKTKCAKCTDKQKEGAKKVIRHLIEKRPNDWEQLKKKFDPTGEAFDAYKKELNL